The following proteins are co-located in the Triticum aestivum cultivar Chinese Spring chromosome 1A, IWGSC CS RefSeq v2.1, whole genome shotgun sequence genome:
- the LOC123065206 gene encoding protein IQ-DOMAIN 6, which yields MGKWIRSLVGLKAPSASAAPGKGRKWSRLWRGASRDGAGGCETSSTTSSATALGSVVARAPPADFRVIRQEWAAVRIQAAFRALLARRALKALRGIVRLQALVRGRLVRRQLAVTLSRMEALLRVQERAMERRARCSADAQSQDAPGHRDGRADPLRETEGRWCDRQGSVNQVKSRMHMKHEGAVKRQRAIAYAHSHQRGSSRYSGRSSSPASSLRNHESYIEGWMATKPWESTHMDSNIGESRRLHSYKETMNFEDSKYSCAGSTKIRRNNDSTRVEAMPPPALSASSSDFGCDESSPSTSSVTPGYSTNTLASEARSDSGGGPGYMSLTKAAKARLEDIGGSRRGPFQLQRQRSGGVPYYSRRVALSSLDSESNAGSDVSAAARRLNSLSLKGLSMTRSLDKENYNY from the exons ATGGGGAAGTGGATCAGGTCGCTGGTCGGCCTCAAGGCGCCGTCGGCGTCCGCGGCGCCGGGAAAGGGCCGGAAGTGGAGCCGGCTCTGGCGGGGCGCGTCCAGGGACGGCGCCGGGGGCTGCGAGACGTCCTCGACCACGTCGTCCGCCACCGCGCTCGGCTCGGTCGTGGCGCGCGCGCCGCCCGCGGACTTCCGCGTGATCAGGCAGGAGTGGGCCGCCGTGCGCATCCAGGCCGCCTTCCGCGCCCTCCTG GCGAGGCGGGCGCTGAAGGCGCTGCGGGGGATCGTGCGGCTGCAGGCGCTGGTGCGCGGCCGGCTGGTGCGGAGGCAGCTCGCCGTCACGCTCAGCCGCATGGAGGCGCTGCTGAGGGTGCAGGAGCGCGCCATGGAGCGCCGGGCGCGCTGCTCCGCCGACGCGCAGTCACAGGACGCGCCCGGCCACCGCGACGGCCGTGCCGATCCGCTCAGGGAAACCGAG GGACGATGGTGTGACAGGCAAGGTTCTGTCAACCAAGTAAAATCAAGAATGCACATGAAACATGAGGGCGCAGTGAAGAGACAAAGGGCAATTGCTTATGCACATTCTCACCAG CGTGGGAGTTCAAGATACAGTGGAAGGTCAAGCTCCCCTGCAAGCTCTCTCAGGAACCATGAGTCTTACATAGAAGGATGGATGGCAACAAAGCCCTGGGAGAGCACGCATATGGACTCAAACATCGGCGAGTCGCGTCGTCTACATAGCTACAAGGAGACGATGAACTTCGAAGACTCCAAATATTCATGTGCTGGCTCCACCAAGATCAGAAGAAACAACGACTCGACCAGGGTTGAAGCAATGCCTCCACCGGCGCTCTCGGCTTCCTCTTCTGACTTTGGGTGCGACGAGAGCTCTCCGTCGACATCCTCGGTGACCCCGGGATACTCTACCAACACCTTGGCATCAGAGGCGAGATCCGACAGTGGTGGAGGGCCGGGGTACATGAGCCTGACCAAGGCTGCCAAAGCAAGGCTGGAGGACATCGGCGGCAGTCGGAGAGGGCCCTTTCAGCTGCAGAGGCAGCGATCTGGGGGCGTGCCGTATTACAGCAGAAGGGTGGCACTCTCGTCGTTGGACTCCGAGAGCAACGCGGGGTCAGATGTCTCGGCCGCCGCGAGGAGGTTGAACAGCTTGTCTCTGAAAGGCCTGAGCATGACGAGGAGCTTGGACAAGGAGAACTACAATTATTAA